The Thalassotalea sediminis genome includes the window CCTGTTCTCGCCGCAATGCCATAACATTTAGCATAACAATCTAGGCTCTTAACCGGATTTTTAGGCGTGATTCAATGGATAGAAAAGAGTTTTTAAACAAATTTCATTTACATCAACTGTCATCGAATGACGTTTATCATGACTTCATTGCTAAAAGTAAGGTACGACAGTCGGCAGTGTTAGTGGCGTTAGTAGAATTAAACAACAACTTACAAGTAATTTTAACAAAACGTTCTGAACACTTAAGACATCACCCAGGACAAATTAGTTTTCCAGGCGGAAAAGTTGAAGCACAAGATAGAAATGTCATTGATACCGCATTACGCGAGGCGAACGAAGAAATAGGTATAAGTGCTGATAACATTGAAATTTTAGGGCAACTTCCAGACTATCAAACACTTACAGGGTTTACAATTAGCCCAATAATCGCGTTATTATCAGAGATGCCTCATTATATAATCGATAACAATGAAGTGGCTCACGTTTTTGAAGT containing:
- a CDS encoding CoA pyrophosphatase, coding for MDRKEFLNKFHLHQLSSNDVYHDFIAKSKVRQSAVLVALVELNNNLQVILTKRSEHLRHHPGQISFPGGKVEAQDRNVIDTALREANEEIGISADNIEILGQLPDYQTLTGFTISPIIALLSEMPHYIIDNNEVAHVFEVPLAHFLDQNNHIIVDIERHSRKHPVYYMPYHEHNIWGATAAILKDLCQHLR